The nucleotide sequence GGCCAAGAAAAGTACAGATAACCGTATACTTCTAGCAGAATCTAGTGCTATACCGGCTTTAGTGAAACTTCTGTCATCGAAGGACCTGAAAACCCAAGAACATGCAGTTACAGCTCTTCTGAACCTCTCCATATATGATCAGAACAAGGAACTGATAGTGGTTGCTGGTGCCATTGTCCCAATCATACAAGTGCTCAGGATGGGTAGCATGGAAGCAAGAGAAAATGCAGCTGCTGCTATTTTCAGTTTGTCACTAATCGACGATAACAAGATAATGATAGGAAGCACCCCTGGGGTTATTGAAGCATTGGTTGAGTTGTTGCAGAGTGGTAGCTCAAGGGGTAAAAAGGATGCAGCAACAGCACTGTTCAATCTTTGCATATACCAAGTTAACAAGGTCAGGGCTGTTCGAGCAGGGATTCTGGTGCCACTTATTCGGATGCTGCAGGATTCATCCAGAAATGGAGCTATCGACGAAGCACTGACAATCTTGTCAGTTCTTGTGAGCCATCATGAGTGTAAAACTGCTATATCCAAGGCTCACGCTATACCCTTCTTGATAGATTTGCTTCGGTCAGGCCAGGCCCGTAACAAGGAGAATGCTGCTGCTATTTTACTTGCACTTTGCAAGAAAGACGCTGAGAACCTCGCCTGTATAGGGAGGCTGGGTGCTCAGATACCACTAACTGAGCTGGCGAAGACCGGCACAGACCGAGCTAAGCGCAAGGCAACTTCACTCCTGGAGCATCTCAGTAAGCTGCAGGTGCTCTAATCCCAATGTCCACTGCACACCATTTTGTGCGTGCGCGTGTGTTTTCAACTTTTTCACGTGTATGTATACATACGGGAGAATTGTAACATCATCTGTCATTGAGTGTGAATTTAGTGGGTTGGTGATTAGTTTGTTTCAGTCAGGACCAAACGCCTTGCTCATCGAATCACGCCATAAATTGGTTGGTGCCCCTGAATCTGAGATGTTCTGTTGATCATGTCTTCATGTGGTTTGATTTGAGCTTTTAAGCTCAATAGCTCATAGTGCGAAATTACCTCGGTCGCCGTCCAAATATCTACTTATGACTTCTTTGTCTTCAGGATATCAACCTGACATAAACCTGATACCTTCAGCACTTCATTCCCGGGGCTCCCTTTTGAAGTTTTGGAGAGCTTGAGTGCAGTCACCATCTTTACCTTCAGCATTAGTTTGTTGGGGCCAAAATGCTCTCCCATGGACATGATTAGCAAGGCGACCTGATGAGAAAGCAACACGGTAATGATGGTTCTATGTTTTATTACTCCTATACCTGCGTCTTGTTACTTCGATTCCAGGGTATCCTATATCTTGGCAACAGCAGAAAAGCTTAGACTGTGTTTCAAAAAATGATACCGATGAATTGGATCCATGGCAACTCAGTTTTCAAAAAGAGCTAAATGCACCGTAGGTCTGAGTGTGCCAAATAGGTCCATGGACTCTCAAATTGCATTTATGGGTCCTTAAACTTGATTATGCGTTTATTGCAGGCCCAATCTGCCTCGTAAGCGAATTTTTGCAGACGTGGCttggtgcctgtttagttcccaaaattttacaacatttttcaagattcctcgtcacatcaaatctttgatgcatgcatgaagcattaaatataaataaaaaaataaaactaattacacagtttagacgaaattcacgagacgaatcttttaagcctaattagactatgattggacgctaattgtcaaataacaacgaaagtgctacggtaccatttcccaaaaaatttcgccaactaaacaaggccttggccaGCGTGGACCAAGCCGTTGGCCAAGCGCATGAGGAAGGTTGGCCCCTGGATTTATGCACCTTGCCCCTCCTGGTTTCTCCCTCTTACAGTCTGGGGTGGGGTTTTCTTCCTCCGTCGTTTCGTCTCGCGCGGGAGGGAAAGGGGTGGCGACGGAGTGAGCGGGAGTGGTGAAGCAAGACGTGAACAGTAATTTCGTGAGGGACAGAGTCAGCTAGCCAGCCAGCAAtcagccagccgaacagcccCAGGGACGCGATCGACGGGCGAATCGGGCAGTGAAGTAGGATCCACCTTCCGGATTGGAGGCTAGGGTGCCTCGGCGTCCGTGAGGAAGCAGCCCGATGGTGCTCAAACCGCGGCGGAAAGGGCAGCCGCCCCCAGATCTAATCCTAGGTGTATTTACGTTGGTTGTAGTGTAGTTCGTGTCTTGGGATTGTTGATTGGGCCATTTTTTTGCAGTTTACAAAAACAAATGAATTAAAATCGATGCCATGGTACCTGTTCTCGGTTTTAAACATTGAACTGCTATCAGACGTGGACCATATACCATGAGAGGATTGAGGAGTCAAATGGATACAGCACTCTGATGTAAGGAGATAAGTACGTTCTGTACTGCTGGTGAGTTAGCGATTCGCTTTCATGCGACGGTGTCTTCAGACTTGAGAAGAGACCAAAAACACGTGTACACACCACTTGTACCAAACAATGGGCCGGGGAGGAGAAAAAGACGATCACGCCTGATTATCTGAACATTATCAATGTAATCCTCACAATAATTTAGAgtcacaaaaacaaaataaaaggcacTTTCGCATGCCATCATCATATgtcttgttcgtttggctgataagtcatgactaaaagtactattagttgatttgttgtgagaaaaaaatattattcgttagctgaaaaagtacggtttataagccCAGCGAACATAACCATAGTGTACCGAGCAAATTGGATAGGCACACGAATGAGCAAACTGACAAAAAAGCGAATCATTTGATACCCGGAGTTGTCAAGATCGTGCGCTAGCTTTAGGCCACGCTACCGACACGAGAGCCCTTTCGTGAGCAGGGCAGCACAGGAGAGGAGGAGATGGATGCAGTCTCCAATGCAAAGCAAAGCTCCACCGTCCGTTTACCTACCAGGATCCATTGACCTGAGGCACGTCTTGTCACGCGTGGCGAGAGCAGATCTATGGAATTTGACCGTGTTTACGCCACACCCGTTCCGAGGGACACAAAAGACAAAACGGCGTGTGCAAACGCCAGCGACCTGAAGCAGCCAATGGAGGGATAACTGAATGTTCACACCAACGCACGTCTTGTCCAGTAGTAGTCCCTGTTTAATGCTCTTTCGCTGAAATTTAATTTATATTGATGCTTCTACTGATTCGTTATAAGAAGAAAAAAttatttattgtgagaggaaatcAAGATTGCGTGGCTCTTCcgtggatcaaatgataagtctctATATTAATGGTTATGGCAGGCTGCGGTTGTTTGAACTTTAGAACGGAATCCTCTTCTGTCGGACAATTTATTTAGGctcgaaattaaaaaaaaaagtagaTGATTTGATTCCACTCCAAATAAAAGACTGAATGAAAGAAAATGCATGTGAAATGAAAAGATAGTTAGATTTTAGTCTTTCCTTAACGCACCTGTTGTCGCCTCTATACCGGAGAGGTGAGAGTGACTGCCGTCATAATTGATAAAACTAGCGACTATTGAGCTagctttagaaaaaaaaaactgaaaatatGAGAAAATGAGCTAGATACGTCCCCAACATGTTTACTCATCATTGTGCCAACATATAAGGGCGTCCCCAAAGTTATTTACGTCGCAGTTGATTCAGGTTTTAGAATGACGTGGAGGTGAGAGAAGGTGGGGAAAAAAAAACCTTGCTAGCGCTGAGTCTGTCGATTGTTTCGCCCGGAAAATGAGGTGAGAAATCGTTGGGAGAtaatcggtggtggtggtgatgcgtATGTAGAAGAGATTGTTGGGAAGAAAATAAGGGTGAGAAAGTTATTTAAAAATTACTTCCATGTGAACCCCGTATAATGAGCTGGCATTAAATAGCTAGcggttggttatttttgtttgGGAAGTCTTGAGTGAGAGAAAGAGGCTACATAAGCTGAAATCTTCATGCTGCCAAGCAGTTATCAGCTTTGGACTCTTAATTATTCAGAGCCTGATTGGTTGGCTTTCaaaatttgtcaaaccaaaaattTGGTAAGCCATGATTTTGgcttcctccaagcgaacggggcaattgtgagagaaaaacaatgttccgaataaaaaaagaagcggatcaagccgggtttaagggcatggTTGGCTATCAAAACTTATCAATCTCTCACATTTGGCTTGTCAAATCCATAGCAACTTTTTTATCTAACTTTGGCTTGCTAAATCTTTGACATGACAAATTTTGATCGCAAACTAACCAGGCCTTCATAAACCAGCTAGGACGTGGGTATACAATctcttctcccccccccccccccccccccaaaaaaaaaaaaaaaaaaactctagccGAAACATGCATGACCCACCAACGGAGTGTTGAATTCTTGTGTGAATGGAAAAGTGACGCTAGGCTTGCTCTGAATTCTTGTGGTTAAGTCGAGTGGAGAGGAGATTACTCAAACCCTTGCAATGTTTGAAAATACTTGCAAGCTTCTAATCGGTAACCAACTAACCATAAGTCCACGGTATGAATAGCCACACTAATCGGACTTGTTGCTAGTGGTACTAAACTAGTGATCCGTTCACCCTCCCATTTTCACATGCATACATTCCATTAGAAATGGAGGAAGATACATGTGCAGTCCATatattccaaaaaaaaaaggattAACATTAGCTAAAATTCTCTGTTTCATTGTTGTAAAAATCTTCTAAATTAAATGTTCAGATAAAAAATTACAGAATCATAAAATCAATCTGATCAATTTGGATCTTAAAGCCGTAAGATCGTACTAGGAATCTAGGATCATTGAGATCGTGACCAACTTTGCCTGCGCCATCCGTCGGTGTTAGAAGACAAAGAAAGCAAGCCCCAGAGGTTTGTCACTGGTCCGTGGGCGCGGCAGCTCCTGCTAATCGGCGACACTCAGATCTCAGCTCATCACTGATatgggagtttttttttttgaaatcagaTATGGGAGCTTTTAGTGCTTTACCACCCACCCCAAATCACGCACCGTTCCACGGTTCCACCCCTACAACAACCTCTGCGTCTTGACCAACAAAAAAAACAGAATTGCTAACTCTCAAGTGAGTGATTTTGGTCCATCCCTCAACCGAATTCTAAGCTGTTGGATCTTACATGTGTCGGCACTCCTTCGCCGCTCCTCTGCTCGGGTAGGCGCGCGGTCCTTTGTCGCTCCTTTGCCGCCGCTCCAGGCTGCCGTCGTCGCCCCGACGCGGACGTCCCCGGTGGGTAGACCGCCGCCACTGCCCCGGTGCGGACGCGGGTGGAGCGTCCCCGGTAGGCGTCCCCAGCGCGGGTGTCCCCGGTGCGGGCACCGCCGTCCTCTGCTTTCTGTCCCTTTTCTGCTGCTGAAAGACGAGATGTGCTCTCGGGTGTCTGTTCTTCTTTGCTCTCTCTCCGTTCTTCTATTTGTAAACTTGtatatttgtgaacaatttgacgatatttatgaataatttgacatatatttctctgGTATCCAGAATCCGTAGAAaaaatttgtaatttttttttttgaaaatttggcTTATATTTGTCTGAGATCTTATGTTATCCTCAAATTACATCACTCTGTCCTATATATTACACTGAAGAAATtagtgtaaatatagtaatagAAGAGTGTAAATATAGCTAGATGATAGTGTAAGTGCATGGAAAAATTCAGTTAACAGGGAGAGCCAAATCAGACAGATAAAAAAAAAGTTGAAAAAACACACCCATAGGAAAGAGAAACACCCACTGCCTCGGGAGGGCATCTCCTCCGGCTCCCTCCTCGagcctccctctcctcctctgaCTCCCCCTTTTAAAATTCCCTCGCCGCCGCGGCCCGCACTCCCGCAGGCCCGCACCGCGCACACAAGCACGGACACCCTCTCGCCTCGCAAGTCGCAGCAGGGCAGCGGCGCCACCACACCCCGTCCACGACGCCGCGAACCGCAATGGGGAACAGCATCGGGGGCAAGCGCAAGAGCGCCAAGGTGATGCAGCTGGACGGCACCTCCTTCCGCGTCAAGCCCCCCGCGGCCGCGTCCGACGTGCTGCGGGACCACCCGGGCTTCCAGCTGCTCGAGTCCGAGGAGGTCAAGCTCCTGGGCGCCCGCGCGCGCCCGCTCGCCCCCGACGCGCCGCTCCGCCGCGGCCGGCTCTACTTCCTCGTCGCgctcccgcgccgcgcgcccgcgGGGCCCATGCGCCGCGCCTGGTCGGGCAACCTCAACGTCGGGGCCCGCGAGCGGCTCGAGTCGCTCAAGCTCGCGCGCCGCTCCACCTCCGACCTCTCCTCGCTCCCTGCCCACGCCTCCgcgtcggcccccacctctccGCTCCCCGGCGGCGCCGCCTCCCCGCTCCCCTCCGGCGGCGCCACGCCCGTGCGCCTCAAGATGCGACTCCCCAGGGCGCAGGTGGAGAAGCTCATGGGGGAGAGCAAGGACCCCGCCGAGGCCGCCGCCAAGATCATGGAGCTCTGCGGCGCGCACGCCAGCGCCCGGGTCACCCCGGAGCGCCCGCCCGGGATACTGCGGAGCCCAAGGTTCGCCAAGACGCCGGAGTGGGGAGCAGGGTTCAtgctgccgccgccggcgccggccaaGACGCCGCAGCGGTGGCCCACGCTGCCACGCACCAACGAGGTAATTCGTCTGTATCTAGATTTAGCCCCATCTCGCCACGTGCATTGCATTATTGTTTGTTCCCATGAGACGTGAACACAGTAAGATTTGCACGCTGCGACAGAGAAACGTGATTTAGGATCCGTTCGATCTCTTGTGATTAGTTCGTATATTAAAATTACGATTGAAATTGTAGAATGCCCATTTGTTTTAAGATCGCCTTGCTCATTGATTACTCGTTTCTTTAGAACGATCGCACTGGTTCTTCTAATCTAGTGTGAACGCTCGAGCTAGCACGAACGAGGTTTAAATGGCATCTTTGCATTTTAGATGCAGTTTCCTTGTCGTTGCAGAGAACATGTAGCCTGTCTCAGTGGGGCACTAAACTATTTTTTGTAGCAAAGTGGACGCGAAACTGCTCTTCTCCGCTCATTGCGGGGAACAACGAACACACAAGTGCGCTAGATGCAGGAACATGATAGACTTCTAGAGTGGGTTTTGACAAAAGTAGGATACAATCAGTGTTATTCTAAACAGCCACTTAAAAAGGCAAAACGACTGTTTAAACAGGCTAAACTGCCGTTGTAACGGAAACGGCGTACTagtgtagcgtttaaacggtcTGTAAAACCACCGTTTAGATGAACAGTGATTGCACAATTGTACAAAGAATACGAAGTTGCTTTGTCATGTTTTTGCTACAATAGCTGAATATCTTGAGCTTGGTGTAATCTAAATGAAGTTGATGGTTGTTACGCCTGCCTGCAAATGACACTGCCTTGTAGTATATTTTTCCGCTCATTGCTAATTCAGGTTCCATTTTGATGTTTCAGAAAAAGGCACGGTTCGTGGAGTTGCCGGACGAGCTAATAGCATGACTCTGTACTTCCCTGAAGCGAGTTAACACTTCTTTTTTATTTACTGTCGCAAAGCATGTTTGGTGATCGTCAGATCAGGAGATAAGGAATTGTAAACTTATCTTCAGGCGGCGCTGTACTTCTTCCGCTGCTCATTTGAGCGAAACAAGTATGGTTTGAGGATGAGAAGCTGCCGATGGCTTCCGATTCACCTTGGTCCAGTGTGTCATTCTGACACCGTGTTAGACTGTCAGTATGTTTCCTTCCGCCTTCTCGAATCTCTGTGTGTTGCTGTTGGtttaatggccctgttcgcttgagcttatcagccagaatcaaccctacttttcagccatgagaaccgtgtttttttctcacaacaaatcagtcctaCAAATTAGCCGCAGCAACAATAAGTCCTACCGAACAGCGCCATTGGGTAGCTTCGTCTTAGGAAGAGGCGCATGTGCATCTCCATCTATACATACACCTCTCTGCAAGTATCAGGGATGCCAATCTGGTTCTCTGCATTATGTCATCCGTTCCTGCATGATTTTGGAATGAATGAAAACTTAAAAAGAGTATAATGCACATATAACAGTTGCTCTACGCTGAATGGATCCCTGAGTTGAACTGGTCGATCGTCTGTTGAAGAATTATTGGGAGGCGTTGTTGCTCAACTGAATTCCTCAGCACATGCAAGAGCATCATTTGCAAAAGTCGTGCATTGCTGCACCCTAAGCATTTCTTATCGCCACCGATCACGCGGATTTGGATAAAGATATTGCCGCCAATCACCAGTAAACCCGCACATGCGGTAAGATCTGACCTAGACCTACCATTCGTATATACAATGCGCCGAAGTCAGAATAACATGCGTGTCGTGCTTCTTGAACGAACAAGGCGATCTCAAACTTCTTCTGGACTCGCTCCGGTCCTCAGGCTCAGGGATGTTCTCTGAACCTCACTTGCCGCCCTCATAATGCATAGTTTGTTGCACCGCCCAGAAGGCCAGAGCTTCTAGTCCAGCACGGCTATTCATGaatcatgatttgcatttgttgaCCTTAAGGAACAGTTTCGTTTGCCACTACCGGTGTTTGCCGTTACATTATGGAAAATAAATTCTTTCCACACATTGCAGCTGTTCAGATTTGAAGAAACAAAAACCAAATTAGTGCCCATGCTTCATATTCACCTGAATCTGATCCTGTGCAATTCTCATAAACCGGTGTACCTATGAACGAATTAGCATCCTATAGCAAGCGTATCTAACTACTACTATCTACTACCTAGTATGAATTTACTAGCTGATTACTTTAGAAACGGGATACGAAGTGAAGAACTGAAACATCATGTGCCAACTTCTTGGTGGCCCTTTATTTATTGAATTGGTCGACGAtttacaacaatttcttgtgccTCTTTTCCTTATGCTTGACTATTGATGAGCGTTAGCTACTGGCAGGGTTCTACGATTcaaatgagaaaaaaaaaatcggaTCTCACTGAAATGGGTGATCTTGGAAATTTCGATAATTTTGGATCGAGATTCTTGTTTTGACCGATCTAAATGTTCAGGTTTAGCTAATATTTGGCTGAGTTTTGGCCAAAATTTGGTCAAGAGAAATTATAGCTTGGTAATTTCACCTTCTATATTGAAGGAAGAACTTGTAGGTTTGTTGTTTGAGCTCTATACTTGACTAAAGATTTGAATTTCACTGAAATATTTTACCAGTATGATGTTGTTTCAGGCATCACCGAAAATGGGTGGATTTTACCAAAATTTGGACATTTAGGACCGAATCCTAGAAGTGGACTGATTCATCTCCTTAAATGTGGATGAAGCCGGAACTGTTTTCATTATCTCAGAAAATTTCTTGGACGGTGCTGTAGCatgtgtagccatggagccatgCTGATTGGGCAATGCGCAAGCTGGCAAATTATCCAGTATCCACTGCGCTAACGATAAAAGGTATAGTAATTTGTTTAAAAAAAAGGTATAGTAATGATTTTCAAACAGTAGGCAAGGTGGACTACTCGtttcatcaaaaaaaaaaattgaacatGGAAGATATCTCCATTACTCGTAAACCAATGCCAAATCTTCGGCTACAAACGACCAAATACAAAACGGAATACTATCCAACACTGGATCAGTACCCTGACTCAAACTCACCCCAAGGGCAGCTAAACTGTGGGCAGTACGAGGATCATGGACTACATCAAAAGCAACGAAGTTACTGGCCAATGGATTCTTTAGTTCCCAAATCGCCGAAGACCGATCAAAATCTAGAGAAATGACGGCTTGCACCGATCAAATGTTACTGTCCCAGTTTTCAACACATgtatattttggaaacagtgaAGAAGAGTTTCATCCCATAAAAGTTTCTCTACTCCAATGAAATTTTTATCATCTCTCTTCATCAATACGGTGCCACGTCAACATGTTTAATGTCCATAAAACTATGATGAAATACCCACTGGCCTTACATGGAGGGGATTGGTATTTTCTGTCACCGTGCTTTTTGTGTCCAATGTACAATGTAGTACTCGCCTCCCGATTCCTCTCCCTGCGGGTCCAATCCGATCGATCTGGGCCTTCCCGTGGACCCCGGCCAGCCTCACAATAACAATCCAAAGCCCGCGCAGGTCAGAGAGATCGCACTCCCCGAAGTGGGAGGACGATGTTCACTCGCGTGTGCTGGGAGTTTTTGGGCCTCTGCTTCTGAACGTTCCAAAAACTGAAGACCTCCGGAAGCCACACTCGTTGCAGGCTGTAATGCCCTAAAACGCGGATCTTATCTATTGGACACATCTACACAATTTAGGTAGTAGGTCGCCTAGCTAGATAAAATCTCACTTGGACCACTTGCAAGTTAGTTTCTCTGTAATTCACTAAAACTTAGGGGCATGTGACTCGACATCATGTCCACAAACGAAAGAGTATGCAGTATGCTATTGCTATGTAGCATGGATTGATAGACTTGGCAGGGCAAAACAGTTTGTAGAGATTGAAAGACATCAAGTTCAGGTCcataattcatatataaaaggtaGCAACATACGGGCATAGAGTGCCGCAGTTGGCAAGATGGGAAAATTAGGAGCACCTACTACCCCATCAACCTGATATGTGATGTCAGTTCTCTGAACTGATCCAGGGGAACATTGATGCAGAACTCAAATTTCCTTCCATTATTTTATTCTATATAAACTTGTGATCCAAATACCTGTCTGTATGAATACGCTGACACATCGTCGTCGATGAGTGTATCCTCCAGAAGTCCAGAACACCTACCATGCATGATGCATCTCATCTGTTGCTGGACCAAAGAACACTTGTTCAACGATTTGACTGGAGGTTCATCTCCAGCCCACGGTTTTCTAGGATCAACAATGATAGCGGGCATACCTACATGCCATATTGAATCAGGTAGGAGACATGTCAGCTCTCCTATATTGTTGCAGAACCAATGGAAGAATTGTTGACATAATTTTTATATTCTTTTAAACGACCAATAAGGAGGCAATGCTGAAATTCACAATGGCACTCTAATAATCAGTTAAAGGAATTTTTATGTTGCTATTTCAGTTTTAGTTGTACATGCATGTATGGAACAGTAACATGTTAAGGAACTGACATACATATATGTAACTAAGAACAATTACAGGTTAGGTAACACCAGGTCACAGTATTTCTCATGTTTTAGAACTGTTGTAATTAAGTATTAGTAATGTTGTATCAATGTAGGCTTCGTGAAACATTTAATAAGATAAGAATCTGGCATGCAGGTAAATCACATTGTTGGGAATACAAGGAAATAATATGAAAGGAGGAAGCTGGAATAGCAAATCTTTGATCCAGTACACTTATACTGAACCATCTAAATCCATGGTCTTGAATCCATCTGTTACAACTGCAATAAACAAAACAGAGATACAGCTCTCTCGTTCCAAACTTTCTGTGTGGAGCCTTGCAATCTTCAATTGGCGAATTAGAAGCATACAATATGATAATAAAGTTTAAATTATTCTATCGGTAGTTATCTCCAGTGAAAAAAAAGCTCCTGCTACTTAAGAAAAATAACTGAAACTTTTTATGGAACATAGATACACTAGTTCATAAGCCGTCTGATTCCGAGGTCTTGGTGATTTTAGGTCCTGCCCACTGTTGGCTAGCACGTGACTTGGTCCATGGATCAAGAGGGGCTCGTTGAGGCGGCGGCGGTGTTGCAGGTTTGGCCTCTCGAAGCTCATTCTCCCTGTCCACGAACCTGCATACGACAACGGATAAATACATGTCTACAGGGAATCTGCTATATGTCATTTGACGGGTTACTGCAGTCTGATTCATATTGAACTATTTGGACGTAACAATGTCAAGCAAAGCcaattactccctccattttttAAATATATGACGTTTAGGACATGCTAAAAAAACTAATTAGCTTGTCCTAAACATCATATATTTAAAAACAGAGGGTGTACTTGGCTAGAAATGTATAGTCAGCTCCTTTCACTAAAGGAAGTACCAAGGAACAATGAACTTGCAATGTGCACCAAACTATAACACCCTGTGAGAAGCTGTATGGGTAAAATTGGTCTCGAAGAAATATAGATAAAGTATGTTACTCGATGTATGCCATTGGTGCAGCATCGCCAACACGTATCCTGGTTCTTAACATCCTTGTGTATCCACCAGCTCGATCTCTGGAATATAAGAATATACAA is from Miscanthus floridulus cultivar M001 chromosome 7, ASM1932011v1, whole genome shotgun sequence and encodes:
- the LOC136464382 gene encoding uncharacterized protein At1g66480-like: MGNSIGGKRKSAKVMQLDGTSFRVKPPAAASDVLRDHPGFQLLESEEVKLLGARARPLAPDAPLRRGRLYFLVALPRRAPAGPMRRAWSGNLNVGARERLESLKLARRSTSDLSSLPAHASASAPTSPLPGGAASPLPSGGATPVRLKMRLPRAQVEKLMGESKDPAEAAAKIMELCGAHASARVTPERPPGILRSPRFAKTPEWGAGFMLPPPAPAKTPQRWPTLPRTNEKKARFVELPDELIA